In the Cucurbita pepo subsp. pepo cultivar mu-cu-16 chromosome LG17, ASM280686v2, whole genome shotgun sequence genome, TATAGTAAATGGGTgagttgtttgtttttatgttttttggtGAAATTCTAAATTgctcttttccttcaaaaacTGACTTAGGCACACTGGTTCTTCTTGCTACAGATGATTGCTTCTGTTTTTATACAATTATATAAGAATTCCGTCTTGTATCTATGTTTTCGTacttataaagaattataGATTGGTTGGATTCCCCTTTATTATCCAGTTTCTAGTTATTGTTGAAGTGTGGGTATTTTTTCCTTCGTTCGTATCCTTATCTAGGTCTTGGATGGATTGATATATTCACTGTTTTTCATTAGAGCGAAGCCAAAGCTTGTGAACTTTGGTACTTTCTTTAAATTGGGATAAATGAGGGTGCACTGGAACTTGGTTCCCTAGTCGAATTTACAAAAGGTAGTTCAATTTTTATCAAACAAAGCTCAATTTCTCCTAATATATGGTGCAGATTTTCAGGGTAGGATAAGATGGCTCGAAATGAGGAGAAGGCCCAGTCGATGCTTAATCGTTTCATAGCCTTAAAAGctgaggagaagaagaaacccaaGGAACGCCGGCCTTACCTTGCCTCCGAGTGTCGTGACCTTGCAGAAGCTGACAAATGGCGTCAACAAATTATGCGTGAAATTGGTCGTAAGGTTGCAGAGATCCAAAATGAAGGCCTTGGTGAGCACCGTTTGCGAGATCTCAATGATGAAATTAACAAGCTTATTAGAGAGAAGTCACATTGGGAACGTCGTATAGTTGAGTTAGGTGGCCCTAATTATACCAAATACTCGGCCAAAATGACTGATTTGGAGGGGAATATAGTTGATGTACCAAACCCCAGTGGTCGTGGTCCTGGGTATCGGTATTTTGGTGCTGCTAAGAAGTTACCAGGTGTGAGGGAGTTGTTTGAGAAGCCTCCTGAGCTGAGAAAGCGTAGGACTCGCTATGATATATACAAGAGGATTGATGCAAGCTACTATGGCTACAGGGACGATGAGGATGGGGTTTTGGAAAGAGTGGAAGGTCCAAGTGAGGAGCGCATTAGAGCCGAGGCAGTTGAAGAGTGGCAAAGAATGGAAGAGATAAGGAAAGAAGCGAAGAGGGCAGTAAAGAGTGGGGAGGTAGCTAGCGTGGTGAACGTTGCAGCGAAGGAGGTGCTGtttgaagaggaggaggaagttgtggaagaagagaggaggagagagagagaaatgaaggaGAATTTGGACAAGGAGAGGGAGTTTGTGGTGCATGTGCCATTACCTGATGAAAAGGAGATTGAAAAGATGgttttggagaagaagaagatggaactGTTGAGTAAGTACGCTAGTGACATGCTGTTGGAGGAACAGAGTGAAGCCAAGACCATGCTCAATATACAGCGGTAGACTAAACAACAGTACGTTTGTAGTTAGTGCTTAAAATTGTGGTAGATTTGGTTATTGTTTTTCATACTTGAATTTTCTATGCCCATGCAATGCATCActgaaaatgaatttgatttaTGCAACTGATTTCTTGCTTATGTGGTCAGACTGACAAATCATATATTGTATCCAACCAGAGCAACAACAAAGATCGAGGTATATGATGAATTACTGTTataatgtttgtttgttgtttgctTTTGCTGTGAACATTTCTGAATAGTGCAATCGATGTCGATGTGTGATGAAAAACCTTTGATATTAGGTTGCTAGAATTTTCCAAATCCATGTACTCAGAGAATGCTCATTATTGGATAAGGTTCTTTGTAATTCCATTCTGTTTCTTCAAGTTTAGGAACTTTTTTCAAGCAGAGCTTTCTCTCTTGCCCCAATCCAAGCTCCACTGGGGTATTCTATCAGGATAGGATTGGGTTTGATCTTGCATCCTTTTACTTAAAGCTTGATGAACATCTAGTGAGATCATAGGAACCATATCAGGTTGTATATTACGGGGggaactttttaaatttaatttgcaAGTTCAATGGACAGTTTACACAAATATTTTACTGATGATACAGAGAAGAAGATGGTTCCAATCACTAGAGAACCTTCACCCGATCTCtcatactattttttttttttttttttacgttgGATGGGATCATAAGCCTATTTGCTTCAACATTTTGTAGGATTTTATGAATggttcaattaaattttattctaataagtaattataaactttctattttttttatcaaatggGCCAaagaatcaaatcattttttttttgaaatttacttATTTCTTAGACTCAAACCTGTGTTAAATAGGTCAAAGTAAATGACATTACTATTAGGcacctaatttaattttcatataggAATTTATTGgtcattgaattttcaaagatGTGGTATTAAAATCGAACATTTAATGGTCAATTAGACACAATCCTTTAGATGTACAAAAATTaagtgaaaattaatttatagtcTAACCTTTGGGAGctatatcaatttaaaaaaaaaaaaaccttaaactaataattgtaCCAATTTAAGCTCTCAACTCAATTTAGTTATATATTTGCACTTACAAAAGTTAGAGGgaataaactaatttttgtcccaaaaataaataaataaattctgaacttaaaaatttgaagactCAATTTGTAATTGAACAGCTCCAGCCCAGAAGAAACGTACGACAAAAGCAATCCTCAACTAAATAACTTGGAATGCTTTATGAACTAATGTAGCGTGCTAATCAAAAGCTTCATATTTGGTTTAGCCCAAAGAAGGATGGATGATGTATCAAGCAAGATAAAGATAAAAGGTTATACCAAAATCACAATGATGCAAACAAAGGGAGAATGGGTTCTGTTGCAAAACATGATGGGATGGGGAAGAAAAAAGGCGATGCAGTTCAATAAGAGTTGTACAGAAGATAAATGAATGATGATTGATTACTTGGTACACCTCCCCatgcttttcttctctgaaAGAATGAAGGGGAGCTTCAGAGCCTCAATTGTAGACCATATACTTGGGAGTTGCACTGAACTTTTGATATCCCTTGATCACCTTGTTCACCGCATCAAGGAAGTCCTTCTCTGTCACCGTCTTCCTTCGAGCGCGAATCGCATACATTCCAGCTTCTGTGCAGACACTCCTGATATCCGCCCCTGTAGGAGAGAAGACATACCgtgtttagaaaaataaattgtttcaGTACAACAGGCAAGGCCTCTTGGTTTATTAACTGGTTGAATGGCAGGAGCCTACGTGAGTAGTGCTGGAAACGTGTAAAAATGTCTTAGAGGGAAGAATATGTACACCTAAGATCAAAATAGAGACACCTTATGTCGGAAcgagaaacaaaaattggCGAAGCCGAGAAGTGAGGAGGGTAGGATTAAGATTTGCCCTTAAGATTTCGACCCCGCCCTATTATGAAATTAGGATAATTGGACATTGACATGTGATTTCTAGTACTTCAGATACCATCTTTTATCCGAACATGGTCCTTAAGACTCCGTAAAGAAACATTATACAGAAAAGGTAATGCTGCAAGTCTTTACCTGTAGAATTCGGGCAAAGCCTAGCCAAGAGTTCGAACCGGATGTCCCTCTCACAATTCATGGTTCTTGTATGGATTTTAAAGATTTGTGTCCTACTTTCCAAGTCAGGAAGCCCAAACTCGACCTTCCGATCCAGCCTTCCAGGTCGTAACAGAGCTGGATCAAGTGTATCAGGCCTGAAAGAGAGATGGAAATTAGTTTatgtcattttcatatcaCTAATTCCGAAACTAGGATCATGATGTTGCACATTTGTTTTGCAATGAAGAACCAAAATGACTAGCAGATGATACATCCAGATACAACCCAAGTAGTGTGTCTAAGAAATATGAAAGAGTTTTGCTGTCCACGATCGGCCACTAGTAAAATGAGTTACCTATTT is a window encoding:
- the LOC111779020 gene encoding pre-mRNA-splicing factor ISY1 homolog, producing the protein MARNEEKAQSMLNRFIALKAEEKKKPKERRPYLASECRDLAEADKWRQQIMREIGRKVAEIQNEGLGEHRLRDLNDEINKLIREKSHWERRIVELGGPNYTKYSAKMTDLEGNIVDVPNPSGRGPGYRYFGAAKKLPGVRELFEKPPELRKRRTRYDIYKRIDASYYGYRDDEDGVLERVEGPSEERIRAEAVEEWQRMEEIRKEAKRAVKSGEVASVVNVAAKEVLFEEEEEVVEEERRREREMKENLDKEREFVVHVPLPDEKEIEKMVLEKKKMELLSKYASDMLLEEQSEAKTMLNIQR